Proteins found in one Pyrus communis chromosome 15, drPyrComm1.1, whole genome shotgun sequence genomic segment:
- the LOC137718462 gene encoding protein RAE1-like encodes MSNFMAASNQNTNPNKSFEVTPPPNDSISSLSFSPKSNILVATSWDNQVRCWEIHQSGQNLASVPKASISHDQPVLCSTWKDDGSTVFSGGCDKQVKMWPLAGNQPVTVAMHEAPIKEIAWIPEMNYLVTGSWDKTLKYWDLRQQTPIHTQPLPERCYTLSVRYPLMVVGTADRNLIVFNLQNPQTEFKRIVSPLKYQTRCVAAFPDQQGFLVGSIEGRVGVHHLDDGLQGKNFTFKCHREGNEIYSVNSLNFHPVHHTFATAGSDGSFNFWDKDSKQRLKAMARCSQPIPCSAFNNDGSIFAYAVCYDWSKGAENHNPATAKNYIYLHVPQEAEVKGKPRINAGKR; translated from the exons ATGTCGAATTTCATGGCTGCTTCGAATCAGAATACGAATCCGAACAAGTCCTTTGAG gtcacCCCTCCACCGAACGACTCGATATCGAGCCTAAGCTTCAGTCCCAAGAGTAACATTCTGGTCGCCACCTCCTGGGATAACCAG GTACGATGCTGGGAGATACACCAGAGTGGACAAAATCTTGCTAGTGTGCCCAAGGCATCCATATCGCATGACCAACCG GTTTTGTGCTCAACCTGGAAGGATGATGGATCAACAGTGTTCTCCGGAGGGTGCGACAAGCAAGTTAAGATGTGGCCTTTGGCTGGTAACCAACCAGTGACCGTTGCCATGCATGAAGCACCCATAAAAGAGATTGCATGGATCCCAGAGATGAACTACTTAGTCACAGGAAGCTGGGACAAGACTTTGAA GTATTGGGATCTGAGGCAGCAAACTCCAATCCATACCCAACCTCTACCTGAGCGCTGCTACACTCTATCAGTGAGATACCCTCTAATGGTTGTTGGCACTGCAGACAGAAATCTGATTGTTTTTAACTTGCAAAACCCACAG ACAGAATTCAAGAGAATTGTTTCACCCCTAAAGTATCAAACAAGGTGTGTTGCTGCATTTCCTGATCAGCAAGGATTCTTG GTTGGTTCTATTGAAGGGAGGGTTGGTGTACATCATCTGGATGATGGACTACAAGGTAAAAACTTTACCTTCAAGTGCCATAGAGAGGGCAATGAGATATACTCAGTCAACTCTCTGAACTTCCATCCT GTCCATCACACATTTGCTACCGCTGGTTCTGACGGTTCTTTCAATTTTTGGGATAAGGATAGCAAACAGAGACTAAAG GCAATGGCGAGGTGCAGTCAACCTATACCTTGCAGTGCTTTCAACAATGATGGTTCCATATTTGCATACGCA GTTTGCTATGATTGGAGCAAGGGCGCTGAAAATCATAATCCTGCTACCGCAAAGAACTACATTTACCTCCACGTGCCCCAG GAAGCCGAGGTTAAAGGCAAGCCAAGAATCAACGCTGGAAAACGGTGA